One Serpentinicella alkaliphila DNA segment encodes these proteins:
- the hcp gene encoding hydroxylamine reductase: MSMFCYQCQEAAKGTGCTVRGVCGKTEDVSNFQDLLIYVLKGISIYNLKAKEVSLYNEKADKFIMEGLFSTITNANFNDEFFVGRIRVGLQLRNEIRDELQKTGNAVESNVDAAVWFGDTVKEFEDKAREVGILSTENEDVRSLRELITYGIKGMAAYAKHAFVLDYKDKDIFEFMQKALIATLDDSLTADELVALTMETGKYGVNVMALLDSANTTTYGNPEITKVSIGVRNNPGILVSGHDLKDFEELLKQTEGTGVDVYTHSEMLPANYYPAFKKYNHFVGNYGNAWWQQDKEFELFNGPILMTTNCLVPPKDSYKDRVFTTGVVGFKGLKHIEAEEGKAKDFSEIIELAKKSQAPTEIEKGEIVGGFAHNAVLSLADKVVDAVKSGAIKKFVVMAGCDGRVKGRSYYTDFANELPQDSVILTAGCAKYRYNKLELGDIGGIPRVLDAGQCNDSYSLAVIALKLKEVFGLEDINELPIAYNIAWYEQKAVIVLLALLYLGVKNIHLGPTLPAFLSPNVAKVLVENFGIGGITNVQDDIKKMVL, encoded by the coding sequence ATGAGTATGTTTTGTTATCAATGTCAAGAAGCAGCAAAGGGAACTGGTTGTACAGTAAGAGGAGTCTGTGGAAAAACTGAAGATGTATCAAATTTTCAAGATTTATTAATTTATGTACTTAAAGGGATTTCAATTTACAACCTTAAGGCTAAAGAGGTTAGTTTATATAATGAAAAAGCAGATAAGTTTATTATGGAGGGATTATTCTCTACAATAACTAATGCAAACTTTAATGACGAATTTTTCGTAGGAAGAATTAGAGTTGGTTTACAATTAAGAAATGAAATTAGAGATGAGCTTCAAAAAACAGGTAATGCTGTAGAAAGCAATGTTGATGCTGCCGTATGGTTTGGGGATACAGTTAAAGAATTTGAGGATAAAGCTAGAGAAGTAGGTATCTTATCAACAGAGAATGAAGATGTTAGGTCCCTAAGAGAGCTAATCACATATGGTATTAAAGGTATGGCTGCATATGCTAAGCATGCATTTGTACTAGATTACAAAGACAAAGATATTTTCGAGTTTATGCAAAAAGCTTTAATAGCTACATTAGATGATAGTCTAACAGCAGATGAACTTGTAGCATTAACGATGGAAACTGGTAAATATGGTGTTAATGTAATGGCCTTATTAGATAGTGCAAACACAACAACTTATGGAAATCCAGAGATAACCAAAGTAAGTATTGGTGTAAGGAATAATCCTGGTATTTTAGTAAGTGGTCATGATTTAAAGGATTTTGAAGAGTTATTAAAACAAACAGAAGGGACTGGAGTAGATGTATATACTCACAGTGAGATGTTACCAGCAAACTATTATCCTGCATTTAAAAAGTATAATCACTTTGTAGGAAACTATGGAAATGCATGGTGGCAACAAGATAAAGAGTTTGAACTGTTTAATGGACCAATTTTAATGACAACTAACTGTTTAGTACCTCCTAAGGACTCATATAAAGATAGAGTATTTACAACTGGAGTAGTTGGATTTAAAGGATTAAAGCATATTGAAGCAGAGGAAGGAAAAGCTAAAGACTTCTCTGAAATTATAGAATTAGCTAAAAAGTCACAGGCACCTACTGAAATAGAAAAAGGAGAAATTGTCGGTGGATTCGCACACAATGCTGTACTAAGTCTAGCAGATAAAGTAGTAGATGCAGTTAAATCTGGAGCAATTAAAAAGTTTGTAGTTATGGCAGGTTGTGATGGTAGAGTTAAAGGAAGATCATATTATACAGATTTTGCAAATGAATTACCACAAGACTCAGTTATTTTAACCGCTGGTTGTGCTAAATATAGATATAACAAACTTGAGTTAGGAGATATTGGTGGAATACCAAGAGTTTTAGATGCAGGTCAATGTAATGATTCATATTCATTAGCAGTAATAGCATTAAAACTAAAAGAAGTATTTGGTTTAGAAGATATTAATGAACTACCTATCGCATACAATATCGCATGGTATGAGCAAAAAGCTGTTATCGTTTTATTAGCCCTATTGTATCTAGGAGTAAAAAACATTCATCTAGGACCAACACTACCAGCTTTCTTATCACCAAATGTTGCTAAAGTATTAGTTGAAAACTTTGGTATTGGTGGAATTACAAACGTACAAGATGACATCAAAAAAATGGTTTTATAA
- the ytxC gene encoding putative sporulation protein YtxC, translating to MQIVTIVADKHANDLTLAINRHIKTFSDEGILIENQFEPSTNTIIYIMDGKTINNYTINDFISLFKRTASEGIYEYIKTIEQPNIIKELINQEYNYFNIDERKEILQRALDSVNKLKIDKNDALGQKSIIVEELVNYFESNSKINIKGFITFRLKDYVEELKIVIDEAVEDFLMDKEYNEFIKLLRYFVDIQEPKVDIVHIYMKEENNYSLFDNYGKEINDEYLRLIAAEMKENDISYDDLLISSLITIAPNNIIIHKTGNNNFKYIINTIKRIFNQKVELCNNCDWCIIKSNVKKD from the coding sequence TTGCAAATTGTAACTATTGTTGCTGATAAACATGCAAATGACTTAACATTAGCTATAAATAGACATATTAAGACCTTTAGCGATGAAGGCATTTTAATAGAGAATCAATTTGAACCAAGCACTAACACAATTATATATATAATGGATGGAAAAACAATAAACAATTATACAATAAATGATTTTATTAGTCTTTTTAAACGTACTGCTAGTGAAGGAATTTATGAATATATAAAAACAATTGAACAACCAAACATTATTAAAGAGCTTATTAATCAAGAATACAATTATTTTAACATAGATGAGAGAAAAGAAATACTGCAACGGGCATTAGATTCTGTAAATAAATTAAAAATTGACAAAAATGATGCTTTAGGACAAAAATCTATAATCGTAGAAGAACTAGTAAATTATTTCGAGTCAAATAGTAAAATAAATATAAAGGGGTTTATTACCTTTAGATTAAAGGACTATGTTGAGGAATTAAAGATTGTTATTGATGAGGCAGTCGAAGATTTTTTGATGGATAAAGAGTACAATGAATTTATTAAACTTTTAAGGTACTTTGTAGATATACAGGAACCAAAGGTAGACATTGTACACATATATATGAAAGAAGAAAATAATTACAGCTTGTTTGATAATTACGGAAAAGAGATAAATGATGAATATTTAAGACTAATTGCAGCTGAAATGAAGGAAAATGATATAAGCTATGATGATTTATTAATAAGTTCCCTAATAACAATTGCACCAAATAATATTATAATTCACAAAACTGGTAATAATAATTTCAAGTATATTATCAATACGATTAAGCGTATTTTTAATCAAAAGGTAGAATTGTGTAATAACTGTGATTGGTGTATAATTAAATCAAATGTTAAAAAAGACTAA
- a CDS encoding endonuclease III domain-containing protein, with translation MNNTELTLMEIYDKLFNYYGPQNWWPGDTDFEIMLGAILTQNTSWENVEKAILNLKPYLDPYSISKMDENILSVLIKPSGFFNVKTKRIKNFLGWYEQKGFSVNVLREMKTQDLRDELLSVNGIGRETADSIILYAVDKPIFVVDAYTKRLFERIGFEIPKDYDSIQELFHSSLETNTYLFNEYHALIVIHCKTFCKSIGRCENCFLNNCCNFYKNK, from the coding sequence ATGAACAATACAGAATTAACTTTAATGGAAATATACGATAAACTATTTAATTATTATGGGCCTCAAAACTGGTGGCCAGGAGATACTGACTTTGAAATTATGCTTGGGGCGATCCTAACTCAAAACACATCATGGGAAAACGTTGAGAAAGCTATACTAAATTTAAAGCCTTACTTAGACCCCTATAGCATTAGCAAAATGGATGAAAATATTCTAAGTGTGCTTATAAAACCAAGTGGCTTTTTTAACGTAAAAACGAAGAGAATAAAGAATTTCCTAGGATGGTATGAACAGAAAGGTTTTTCAGTAAATGTTTTAAGAGAAATGAAAACTCAAGATTTAAGAGATGAATTACTTAGTGTTAATGGAATAGGTAGGGAGACTGCTGACTCTATTATTTTATATGCCGTAGATAAGCCTATTTTCGTAGTTGATGCCTATACCAAAAGACTATTTGAACGTATAGGCTTTGAGATTCCTAAGGACTATGATTCAATTCAAGAACTATTTCATAGCTCCCTAGAGACTAATACGTACCTTTTTAATGAATACCATGCCCTTATTGTAATTCACTGTAAAACCTTTTGTAAGAGTATAGGAAGATGTGAAAATTGCTTTTTAAATAACTGTTGTAATTTCTACAAAAATAAATAA
- a CDS encoding ParM/StbA family protein, whose translation MHQRLRVFADGGNRLTKIMEESKKPFSFPTIISEPGVELNYDVNFNLFDLDPEVSKLEKDSILVEVIKDGKSLGKKLVGKAAENKGVIIKDKNRYKNKSEDEVIYYSILVGVAYNLVKNGKTDVAVDLTVNQPLVEYVANNREYINKYANELKGNVKVSFFNLFNINEEIEKVAFNIEAITFCPEAIATYFQYAVNEDGSLNNRSSKKTIVCDIGSGQINIAAFDSLKTAGVNTFEKGMLDCYEKISMILYNNYRNQLDRKPFTYDVDNMIRFEDKKLKVKKGIDIDVSDIVHNVFDGFAYELNKDFREFVKSKFIGNCDEVIFCGGGSEILLPYLIKYLDEDFVCTKNETKEYHNVIGSMYYRIYKDNAKKSI comes from the coding sequence ATGCATCAAAGGTTAAGGGTGTTTGCTGATGGTGGTAATAGATTAACAAAAATTATGGAGGAGTCCAAGAAACCATTTAGTTTTCCTACGATAATCTCAGAGCCTGGAGTAGAGTTAAATTATGACGTAAATTTCAATCTTTTTGATTTAGATCCTGAGGTTAGTAAGCTTGAAAAAGATTCAATACTAGTGGAAGTCATTAAGGATGGAAAATCACTAGGAAAGAAATTAGTTGGTAAGGCTGCTGAAAATAAAGGGGTTATAATTAAAGATAAAAATAGATATAAAAATAAGTCTGAAGACGAAGTTATTTATTATTCTATTTTAGTAGGGGTTGCGTACAACCTAGTTAAGAACGGAAAAACAGATGTAGCTGTTGATTTAACAGTTAATCAGCCTTTAGTAGAATATGTGGCTAATAATAGAGAGTATATAAATAAATATGCAAACGAACTTAAAGGTAATGTTAAGGTGTCTTTCTTTAACTTATTTAACATAAATGAAGAAATTGAGAAAGTGGCATTTAATATTGAAGCTATTACATTTTGTCCAGAGGCTATTGCAACATATTTTCAATATGCAGTTAATGAAGATGGTTCATTAAATAATAGATCTAGCAAGAAGACTATAGTTTGTGATATTGGATCGGGACAAATCAATATTGCTGCCTTCGATAGTTTAAAGACAGCCGGAGTGAATACATTTGAGAAAGGTATGCTAGACTGTTATGAAAAAATATCAATGATTCTATATAATAATTATAGAAATCAGTTAGATAGAAAACCCTTTACTTATGATGTAGATAATATGATAAGGTTTGAAGACAAAAAACTTAAGGTAAAAAAAGGTATTGATATCGATGTTAGTGATATAGTACACAATGTATTTGATGGATTCGCTTATGAGTTAAATAAAGACTTCAGAGAATTTGTTAAATCCAAATTTATTGGTAACTGTGATGAAGTTATTTTCTGTGGGGGCGGTAGCGAAATACTATTGCCTTACTTAATTAAATATTTAGATGAGGATTTTGTTTGTACTAAAAATGAAACAAAAGAGTATCACAATGTTATAGGTAGTATGTATTACAGAATCTATAAAGATAATGCAAAAAAAAGCATTTAG
- the cobT gene encoding nicotinate-nucleotide--dimethylbenzimidazole phosphoribosyltransferase, translated as MNLNQILEGIKPLDESAKIKASARLDSLIKPIGSLGKLEDIAIQIAGITGETINSVEKKCTIIMAADNGVVDEGVSTAPKEITAIQTINILKGLAGISVLSRQAKADFKVIDMGISSNIQHKDLISKKIKLGTENITKGPAMTVEEAINAIKVGFDTVEELKNRGYNLLGTGEMGIGNTTTSSAILMALTGSNVDESVGKGAGMTDEGLENKKRVILKALEINEPDKNDPIDVLSKVGGLDIAGLVGCFLGAAYYRLPIVIDGVISSAAALVAYRMNPLTKEYMIPSHFSKELAYKHIMDALGLESSLNLNMRLGEGTGCPLMFHIVESAAAIIKEMATFDELSMDSDFLVDIR; from the coding sequence ATGAATTTAAATCAAATTTTAGAAGGTATAAAGCCACTGGATGAGAGTGCTAAGATAAAAGCCTCTGCCAGATTGGATTCACTAATCAAGCCTATTGGCAGTTTAGGGAAATTAGAGGATATAGCAATACAGATAGCTGGCATAACTGGTGAGACTATCAATAGCGTAGAAAAAAAATGTACTATTATTATGGCTGCAGATAATGGGGTTGTTGATGAAGGGGTTAGTACAGCACCCAAGGAAATAACTGCTATACAAACAATTAACATATTAAAAGGTTTAGCAGGCATAAGTGTGCTATCAAGACAGGCAAAGGCTGATTTTAAGGTTATAGATATGGGAATAAGTAGTAATATACAGCACAAAGACTTAATTTCCAAAAAAATAAAGCTTGGAACTGAAAATATTACCAAAGGTCCTGCTATGACGGTGGAAGAAGCTATTAATGCTATTAAAGTAGGCTTTGATACTGTTGAGGAATTAAAAAACCGAGGGTATAACTTATTAGGTACTGGTGAAATGGGAATAGGTAATACAACTACTTCGAGTGCCATACTAATGGCTTTGACTGGTTCTAATGTAGATGAATCTGTTGGTAAAGGGGCTGGTATGACAGATGAAGGCTTAGAAAATAAGAAGAGGGTTATATTGAAGGCACTTGAAATAAATGAACCGGATAAAAATGACCCCATAGACGTTCTTTCGAAAGTAGGGGGACTAGATATTGCTGGTCTTGTAGGTTGTTTTTTAGGTGCAGCCTATTATAGATTACCTATTGTAATTGATGGGGTGATTTCATCTGCAGCAGCTCTAGTTGCATATAGGATGAATCCTCTAACTAAAGAATATATGATACCTTCACACTTTTCGAAGGAGTTAGCATACAAACATATAATGGATGCATTGGGATTAGAGTCAAGTCTTAATTTAAATATGAGATTAGGGGAAGGCACAGGCTGTCCATTAATGTTTCATATAGTAGAGTCTGCAGCTGCTATTATTAAGGAAATGGCTACTTTTGATGAACTAAGTATGGATAGCGATTTTTTAGTAGATATAAGGTAG
- a CDS encoding DUF445 domain-containing protein: protein MDFLIIITMCLIGAIIGWITNLIAIKLLFKPYEPFRIPIVNFDIHGLIPKRKGEIAKSIGNIVEQELLSVNDILIHMLESDKKVALLAIIKFKIKETIQKKIPSIIPSGFIGLILNYIDEIIEQEGEKVISEIMQNIVQDAGSMINISKIVEDKVNEFSMEKLEDVVLQIAKKELKHIEILGGILGGIIGIIQGLIVMLLQ from the coding sequence TTGGATTTCTTAATAATTATTACAATGTGCTTAATCGGAGCTATAATAGGATGGATTACTAACCTAATTGCAATAAAACTATTGTTTAAACCCTATGAACCATTTAGAATTCCTATTGTAAATTTTGATATTCACGGTTTAATACCAAAGAGAAAAGGTGAAATAGCTAAAAGTATTGGTAATATAGTGGAACAAGAGTTATTATCAGTAAATGACATTTTAATACATATGTTAGAAAGCGACAAAAAAGTTGCTTTATTGGCCATTATAAAATTTAAAATAAAGGAGACAATACAGAAAAAGATTCCAAGTATAATTCCGTCGGGATTTATTGGATTGATTTTAAACTATATAGATGAAATTATTGAACAAGAAGGGGAAAAAGTTATTTCTGAAATTATGCAAAATATAGTTCAGGATGCTGGTTCTATGATTAATATTTCTAAAATTGTCGAAGATAAGGTGAATGAATTTTCAATGGAAAAACTAGAAGATGTTGTTTTGCAAATTGCAAAAAAGGAATTAAAGCATATAGAAATTTTAGGTGGAATTTTAGGCGGAATAATAGGTATTATACAAGGTTTAATAGTAATGTTATTACAATAG
- a CDS encoding nitroreductase family protein, with the protein MIRELVLKNRSYRRFYQEVEIERGVLEELIDLARLSSSGANLQSLKYIISNAPNKNNEIFMHLKWAGYLTDWDGPQEGEKPAAYIIMLGDKDISSNYFWDHGLACQSILLGACEKGLGGCMFGAIDRQGLKDSLSIPDKYEILLVIALGKPKEIVVLDELSDKGDIKYWRDENGIHHVPKRKLQDIILNL; encoded by the coding sequence ATGATTAGGGAACTTGTTTTGAAAAATAGGAGTTATAGAAGGTTTTATCAAGAGGTAGAAATCGAAAGAGGTGTACTTGAAGAGCTGATTGATTTAGCTAGGCTATCTTCCTCAGGGGCAAATTTACAATCATTAAAATATATTATTTCAAATGCCCCTAATAAAAACAATGAGATTTTTATGCATTTAAAATGGGCAGGTTACTTAACGGATTGGGACGGTCCTCAAGAAGGAGAAAAACCTGCGGCGTACATAATCATGCTAGGGGATAAGGATATAAGTAGCAACTATTTTTGGGATCATGGACTTGCTTGTCAAAGTATTCTTTTAGGGGCCTGTGAAAAGGGATTAGGCGGCTGTATGTTTGGAGCGATTGATAGACAAGGATTAAAGGATTCACTTAGTATTCCAGATAAATATGAAATCTTATTAGTTATTGCCCTTGGAAAGCCAAAAGAAATAGTAGTACTAGACGAATTATCAGATAAGGGCGATATAAAATATTGGAGAGATGAGAACGGGATTCATCATGTACCAAAAAGAAAGCTACAGGATATAATACTGAACTTATAA
- a CDS encoding PRC-barrel domain-containing protein, with protein MLLRVDELPIIIESRGVVGKLEGFVYEGLSIVALYCKIDMINYHIPINEVIIGKDSIILKDSYGLKYLNVNNLKYVYDISGEKIGTLQQIELDEEYNISSIIVDDTKILAEHLVAIDPTIVINLNLNKQAIEVDIVEEKEEVDSDVVEIEQTFEEDKKLELEVEEDISVQDAIVVSLKSNDEIIDTEGDVQVDDESNTLYINEDHCIFNSPIETIMTSNGIISKYEYLNNKKLEEPITINRENYIKGHIIDYLLIEKAIYSNEIVKLVMAAEE; from the coding sequence ATGTTGTTAAGAGTGGATGAACTACCTATTATTATAGAATCTAGAGGTGTGGTTGGTAAACTTGAGGGATTTGTTTACGAGGGACTAAGTATTGTTGCTTTATATTGTAAAATAGATATGATAAACTACCACATACCAATAAATGAAGTTATTATTGGAAAGGATTCCATTATATTAAAAGATAGCTATGGCTTAAAGTATTTAAATGTTAATAATTTAAAATATGTGTATGACATAAGTGGGGAAAAGATAGGTACTCTACAACAGATTGAATTAGACGAGGAATATAATATATCTTCAATTATAGTGGATGATACTAAAATCCTTGCTGAGCATTTAGTGGCTATAGACCCAACTATTGTTATCAATTTAAATTTAAATAAGCAAGCTATAGAAGTAGATATAGTAGAGGAAAAAGAAGAAGTAGATTCGGATGTTGTTGAAATTGAGCAGACTTTTGAAGAAGATAAAAAACTTGAATTAGAAGTAGAAGAAGATATTAGTGTTCAAGATGCCATAGTCGTTAGTTTAAAAAGTAATGATGAAATTATTGATACCGAAGGAGATGTACAAGTGGATGATGAATCAAACACATTATATATAAATGAGGATCACTGTATTTTTAATTCACCTATTGAAACTATAATGACTAGTAATGGTATTATTTCAAAGTATGAGTATTTGAACAATAAAAAATTAGAAGAACCTATTACTATTAATAGGGAGAATTATATCAAGGGTCATATTATAGATTATTTACTAATAGAAAAAGCAATTTATTCTAATGAAATAGTTAAATTAGTTATGGCAGCTGAAGAATAA
- a CDS encoding RrF2 family transcriptional regulator, producing MVTLGLHSMVLIANKEKPLLSVKEIAFSTNSSEFHLSKVLQILVKKGFIKSVRGPKGGFTLAMEPENISFYDIYTALEGPVNIKKCPISCNNCAFQSCIFANVLEKLNDELIQFLQTQKLNEFLR from the coding sequence ATGGTAACATTAGGTCTTCATAGTATGGTATTAATTGCAAATAAAGAAAAACCACTGCTAAGCGTTAAAGAAATTGCATTTAGTACAAACTCATCTGAGTTTCATCTATCTAAGGTATTACAAATATTAGTGAAAAAAGGCTTTATAAAGTCAGTTAGAGGTCCAAAAGGTGGTTTTACATTAGCAATGGAACCTGAAAACATTTCCTTCTATGATATATATACTGCCCTAGAAGGACCTGTTAATATAAAAAAGTGCCCTATAAGTTGTAATAACTGTGCCTTTCAATCCTGTATTTTCGCAAATGTTTTAGAAAAATTAAATGATGAGCTTATACAGTTTTTACAAACACAAAAATTAAACGAATTTCTTCGTTAA